GTGTGTATTGGTGTGCGATTCTAGcaggaaaaataaaaactgctgCTCATTAGAATATCCTATTGGAAAGACTATCTACTTGGAAAACAGGAACTCCGAATTGTTTTCCGACGGTCCATGTAAGAAATTACTGAAAGATTACTCAATAGCAAGTTGCTTATTTAGCATCGATTGTTGAGTTTCGTTGACATGATCAAACGATGAACGCGGCTTACTCAATCCTAACGCAGTGAACGGAACTCTCGCTGTTCGGATGGTTAGGTTAGCTTAGCAACAATGACAAATGGCAACTGAACGAAAAATGGTTGAAATGGTGAAAAATCTCTCAAACTCTCAAGTGAAAAGTAGTCCAGGTTAACCGGTATTTTTTCTCCCTCTGCTCATGCTCATGGATGGGATATGGGAAATCGGTTTGACTTTGCGTCGTATAAACGGTTGTTCGTTTCTACCTACCACCATCCGAGAGGTAAACAATacgtacatgaaaaaaaaaacttaacgacAAAAGTAAAAACCAATCTTTATATGATACCTTCCCGTTATTGTACGTGTTTCAAAACGCTTGTgcctacaaaattgaaaaaatttgtcttgtGTTTTCTTTTCCGCAATTTTCAGTAGCAAGCAATTTTGTGAATCGCATACCTCAGTTGCACTATTGCgcaaattgtgtgtgtgtgtgtgtgtgtgtgtgtagactGCCATGAACAACATGTTCCAACTTATCGCAAACAGAGGTGCGTTgggagagcgagagagagagaaaagcaAGTTAGAGAACATAAGAATGAACTTTATTATGACTGAGGGAAAAACCAATACCCATACATTGAAGTAAACCAGTATGACGTTGATATACATATGTATTGGTGTATGTTTTTGGAAAGCGGAAAATCTTCTTTTTCGTTCTTTGTCTCCGAATTCATCTCCTTTCATTGATAATCGATGGATGAGTGATAAATGATGAATGCTAACTCAAATCGCTATTAAAATATAAATCACCACTCGCAAAATCGAACAAACTAATGTTTTCTGTCCTGCAGGTACAAATCTAATTGTTCCTAACAAGCAAACAGTAAACTTCGGTTGCTAGAGATAATGACATTTTCGTTATTTTGGCACAGGAGATTTATTCTTCTCGAAAACCTgcgattttcacgaaaacaaacacacacgcacgcgcgcaatcaaatgaaaaagtgCATGTTCGAAAGAAATTTACATTTGCTTGTCGTCTTCGTGATGAAGTCTTACCATCAAAGCATCATAGAagaatactttactatgggacgccttttcaaaatttaccctctgagaatgtgataagttttttgttttatcaatgTCTTCTTTCGCCGTTCTTCGGAAAAGGCGGGAAATCTTTGGTCATCCCTGTACAAAAGTAGTGCCTAAAACAATTCGCTCTCTCTCGCTTCCGCAACGGTGTGTGGCTGGTTTcaaggaattcagttccagcataatGTAATGCACAAATTGGATGAGATTGTTCAAAACAACTAAACTCACTCAAACCAATTGCCCAGCACCTTCCCTCTATTGCACTTTCTTTCACAAACGGCCACCACCATCACAATCGAAACGAGTAAAGAAGAAGCAAGCAAAAcaacacacgagaattcgaattTAACACTTTGTGTAGATTTGTTTGTGGCCCTTAAAAGGGCCGTTTGTTAGTTCTCGCATACACGGGGTCGGTGTTGTTCTCAGTTTACTTGGAGCTGGTGTACTTGGTGACGGCTTTGGTTCCCTCAGAAACGGCGTGCTTGGCCAACTCTCCTGGCAAAAGCAGACGAACGGCAGTCTGGATTTCGCGAGAGGTAATCGTCGAACGTTTGTTGTAATGAGCCAAACGCGATGCCTCGGATGCAATGCGTTCGAAGATGTcattgacgaaactgttcatgatgctcatcgccttcgaggatactccggtatcagggtggacctgcttcaacactttgtagatgtagatagcgtagctttccttcctgcggatcttcttcttcttcttatcacCCTTGGCGATGTtcttctgggccttgccggATTTTTTGGCCGCCTTTCCActagttttcggtgccatcgttctaacgttgacgtgcgttcagagtagctgtttTCACGTAAATGACGCTAGCTCGCCCAAGAAACcccgttttatacctgctacaggCAACGCAGTAGGGACAGCCCCTTTGTCAAAATTTGATCCTCTTTTGCGCTTTATGCTCTGCCTATTCGCAGAACGAGAAACAGCGAGATGGTATAAAACAGAGGGTTAGTACTGCGGCAGCCAGTATTACCGAGTTAGCATCCTAGCTGTTAGCATCGTTTCgtggattttttacgaaaacaaaacacataaaagaaaatgtctggccgtggcaaaggaggaaaagttaagggaaaggcaaagtcccgctcgaaccgtgctggtctgcagttcccagtaggcagaatccaccgtctgcttcggaaaggaaactacgccgaacgtgtcggtgccggtgcaccggtctatctggcggcagtgatggaatacctggccgccgaagtgctggaattggccggtaacgctgcccgtgacaacaagaaaacgagaatcatccctcgtcatctgcagctggccatccgtaacgacgaggagttgaacaaactgCTCTCCGGAGTTACCATCGCACAGGGCGGTGTACTGCCAAACATCCAGGCAGTGTTGCTCCCGAAGAAAACCGAAAAGAAGGCCTAAATTGCACTTGATTCGCACTGAAACCAATCGAAAaaacgtccttttcaggacgaccacaattTTCTGATAAAGAACTTATAgaaatttactattttactatcgaTCAATCATATTTACTCATGCAAGCGCCAtaagacttgtttttttttccatagcttcTAGGATAATTTCCCACATTACAAGTGAAAAGTCGATGGTCGGTGGTCGATTGCGCTGGAgaatagatttattttttttttaccgatCAAGCAAGGTTGGTTGAATGAAAACGACAATCGTCTGGAGAGTCAAGCTACTAAATTAAATATGATTATACGAAAAACCGCGTACAGAGCGATACCGTGTCCGAACTGGCTCTACACTAAATGGAAACTATAACGGCATTCATTTTCCAAGAAAAGGAAAACTGGGATAGTTTTAAAATACAAATATAATTGGGAACAAAAACATCAAccatttttattgatgaattttCGCAAGCTAGATTTTTACGAACGGACTTCATCAATCATCGTGCATAATCCGTCCGCATTTTCATTTGATCACCTACCGATCCTTTCGTCGCTGCTTACCGACTGAGCGAACGAACATATTTGATTGTACTACAAGAGAAGCATGCGCGTAGCAGCGGGGTCGGCTCTATGGCTGCGCACCAATTTATCCACTATAGCGTGTCGGTGAAGCACACGCTCAGAAAGTAGTGCTGCTGTGATGGATAAaagcatactttttttttttttcttactgtgCAGTTTTGTTGAAGCGGACTACCCAAAAGCGAGCGAAGTAGGAAATATCGATTAATTCTTTGCATGGATTTTTTggtagtcctgaaaaggactgtTTTGTTGAACACCGTCGAAATAAGAACGGTagaattcgacatgatgatgatgactgaCTGACGATGGGTCAATTTACTTCTTGGCAGCCACCTTCTTCGGGGCAGCTTTTTTGGCTGGCGCGGCCTTCTTTGGCTTCGGGGTCTTGGGCTTGTTGGCAGCGGCTTTCGATGGCTTGGTGGCCTTCTGCTTCGGTGCAGCAGCCTTCTTGGCGGCCTTGGCTGGTGCTGCCTTAGCCTTCTTTGCAGCGGCGGCTTTCGGCTTTTTCTCACCTGCAGGCTTTTTGGCCTTCGGTTTCTTCTCGCCAGCGGGTTTCTTGGCAACCTTTTTCTTCTCTCCGGCAGCCTTCTTCGGTTTTTTGGCAGCAGCCTTCTTCGGCTTCTTCTCGCCAGCCGGTTGCTTGGCACCGGCTTTGATTTTGAACGAGCCGGATGCACCGGAACCCTTGGTCTGGGTGAGCTTTCCCTTCTCGACGCCAGATTTCAGGGCCTTCTTGATGAACGGGGCCAGCTTGGCGACGTCGCACTTGTAGTTGGCGGCGATGTACTTCTTGATGGCCTGCAGCGAAGATCCGTTGCGTTCCTTCAGCGTCTTGATGGCAGCCACTACCATGTCATTGACTGGTGGATGTGTCGATGGCTTCTTCGGTTTTTTGGCTTCTCCCTTGGCGGCTTTGGCTTTCTTCGGTGCCTTGGCCGGTGAAGCAGCAACCGGAGCTGCGGCCGATACGTCAACAGCGGTTTCAGCCATTTTTTCTAATGTGCACTTTTCTAAAGCAGGTAGAACGAGCGAACGACTAAGCGAATACAAACGAGTGTGTGAATGCAGTAGAATCGTGCGATACGTTCGGGCACCGAATCCGTCGGCCCTGTTAGGGAATACGCACATGACGGTTACCATTCGGTGCTAGGTAGGTGTAGGTAATTTTTCTGGACTattgttttttaaattgtaaacaatgaatCGACAGCAGCGGAAGTATCGCCAAAGAGTGGTTTTATGTTTGCTACGATGTTTGAACTTTCTGCTCCACCATTCGCGAACAGCCGGACGGGCAGTGATGATAGCGAAATATGCATTCAATATCGGACAAACGGTACATGCTTATTTCGAATTgtcaaaaatagtaaaacagtaccatttaaacaatgcggactccaacgaaacatggttcattgggaagagaaatattttctctTGACAACTAACACAACCCGTTCGATGACGGTTGCGACGCGCAcgagattgaatcggtcaaacttGAACCTGCTGTCTGGCGCAAATCGATCAAACGACCAAAACGCAGTACGAACCGGTGACTAAGCTTTTCAATTTTTCCGTGTTCTGCATTtggaaaatacaatttttaaacaatttgacTAACAGATATGTTACGTGAGCATAATATTTCCGAACATGCCTTCCGAAATCTGGAACACGATGGCACTGCCAACGAATAATGCTGGCCAACGTCGCCAACGCCCGGGCGTGTCGGTTGTTCTGAAAGCATTTTGGTTACTATTTTTTGTAATGAACTTGTTTTGCCATTTGAATTTGGTTCATCTTGCAAATATTAAACCTGAACATCAGGACAGGTCAATTCCAAGAGAGAGgatgtttaaaaatttcgacAGTGAAAAATTAGAATCAAACAAACCGAAGTCCTTTCTAACACAACGAGTCAAATGTGTGGTGTGTTGTTCACGTACCACAAACGGCTGGCTGGGCTGAGAATATTTGTCATCAGAAGCAATAACCAAAAAACAATCTTTCCCAAATCAGAATACCGGAATTGTGGAGCGCATTTAGGATTTTACATGCAAAATATACGGTGCAAGTATTaccattaaataataataataatccttcgACACCTCCATCTGTCTAGCGTGCGTGCCAGACATAGTCAGTCTCTCAGTCTCAATCGATTGGCAACAAAGAACTCGAGCagtgatttgatttgataccgAATTTGAGTGTTGCTTATATTTGATAGATATTGGCCGAAAATTGTCACGTACCGGAAGAAAGCACCGAACCCAACCGAACATTAGCCTACTATTCAAAGATTGGCAATTGCTGTGTATTTCTTTCGCCAGAAACATCCCCACCAGTCGTCTGGGGATGGGACGTTGACTATGTCAACGGCAAGCAAGCGTCTGTCGGGGTAGTCTTGGAACGAAACAAATTGGtattttcatgattttgaaCCAATATTGTATAGTATAGTGTATTGAGAGTAGCAGTAGCAGAGTAATACTAGTAACTGGTGGCCGAATCCCGTCAGAATTGTCAGGCAGTCAGTCACATGGCATGACACGGCGAGTGCACGATGTGTTGCAAGCTGGGTTACAAATTTTGCTGAACTATGTAACAGGGAAGCAATGTGTATTGTCTGTGCTGCTTGTCTGTCAGCAGGTCGTCTATTCTCCTCTCAACTGCTACTTTAgcagaaacaaaaatgaaagaccaaaaaataaggaaaacatttcaaacacCTATAGATTACTGACTTTCCATATGGGGGGCATGAATTGTGCAACGGATCGGATGTCATTTTCTGTGCGCGCGcaacttgtgtgtgtgtgtgtgtctgagtATGTGATTGTTTAAGGGAAAATATTCGAATTCGTAAACTCGTTGGTAATTGATTGggtggccctgaaaagggccttTGGGGTATATGTTGTGAGATCAAACGAAAGCCGATAGCCTGTTTAAGCACGTTCGCCACGGATCCGACGAGCCAGCTGGATGTCCTTTGGCATGATGGTAACACGCTTGGCGTGGATCGCGCATAGATTGGTGTCCTCGAACAAACCGACGAGATAGGCTTCGCTGGCTTCCTGCAGTGCCATGACGGCGGAACTCTGGAAGCGAAGGTCGGTCTTGAAATCTTGGGCAATTTCACGCACTAAACGCTGGAACGGCAGCTTGCGAATCAACAGCTCAGTCGATTTCTGGTAACGACGGATCTCCCGAAGGGCTACTGTTCCTGGCCGATAACGATGGGGTTTCTTCACTCCGCCAGTAGCAGGAGCACTTTTGCGAGCAGCCTTTGTCGCCAGTTGCTTACGAGGAGCCTTTCCTCCGGTCGATTTACGAGCGGTCTGCTTGGTACGagccattatttctttcttttgctTATCCTTTCTCTCTACACCGTACTGTAcgcgttgaaaacaaaacacagaatGAGCTCAAAACGGACCTGGCTGGCTGTTTTATACCTGCCCGACCGGTCTGAGGCAGCCAATCAGCACAAAGCAAAGCACGAAACGGACCCTCTCGGTAGGTATAAAAAAAAGCACCGGTCTGCGAAGTGGCATTCATTCAGTGCAGTCATTCTTTGTCGATAGTTGAACGTGTTCAGACGTGTTTTCGTTCTCTCGCGTTTGTTCGTTCGTTTGTTGAGTTTTTATGGCGAAACGTAGACGCCGCTCGGGAGGCTCAAAAGCTAGTCCCAAGGCGAATCCTAagcgtaacaaaaataacaCACCCAGTCCGCGTGTGGTTATTCAAAACCAGAACCAGAATCAATCCACAATTGGTGATATGATGTCAGTGCACTCCGCTCGTTCGGAAATAAGAAGCAACCGTACCGCAACCAACGTAAGCGATGTCAACGGATTCGGTGGCCCTCTCGATGAACTGcccgaagaagaagaagaagctaaAGTGAAACTTCCACCGCTGATGGTGAAATCAGTCCCGCTCGCAACGTTACAGCGTGAACTGATTCGAAATGGAATTCAAGCCGAATTCAAGCTGTGTGGTATCGGCATCAAGGTGATGTTGCATACCAAATCCGAGTACGTGAAAGCAAAAAATTATCTCGATCGTGCTGGTGCAGAGTATTTCTCGCACGATTTGGCAACGGAAAAGCCATTCAAAGCAGTGGTACGTGGTTTACCGCTGATGAGCGGTAATGACATCGCATCGGAGCTGGCCGAACGATACAAGCTCCAACCGGTTGCTGTTTTCCCGATGACTAGGAAGGATGTCACCAACAAGTATCGCGATTGTCTGTACCTCGTGCATTTAAAAAAAGGTACAGTGACACTGAACGCTTTGAAAGCTGTTAGATCCATCAGCAGTATGATCGTGAGCTGGGAACCGTACCGTGGGACAAACCGTGACGTCACCCAGTGTATGCGCTGTCTGAACTTCGGACACGGTACACGCAACTGCCATCTTCAACCGAGATGCAACAACTGCGGTCAGGTGCATTTAACGTCCAGCTGCCCTGCAGAAGGAGACGCCGTATTGAAATGTATTCATTGCGGTGAAGGTCATCGGTCTACCGACAAGCAGTGTCGCAAGAGGGAGGAGTATAAACAAATACGGAAACGTGCATCGCAGAATCATCAGCCTGGAAGAAAACCCAACAAGGGTCCGGTTTTCAATAACGGCGAGTTTCCTTTGCTGGCGTCAAATCGGAAGAACGGCGCTGGAACTTCCTCCACACAGCAACTGCCGCCGCAGCCAAATCCTACGGTTCCCTGGTCATCGTTGTTGGCAGGATCCGGAATGCCACTTGCTGGAGTGAACGGTCAACCAGCTCAGGTGAGTCCCCATTTAAATACCCCTCATTTGGACCAAAATCTTCCGCCCAAATTTACCACCGAACAACTCTTGCCGATCTTCGCAGAGATGTGCAACAAAATGCAAAAATGTCAAACAAGATTTGACCAGATTTCTGTGTTAGGGCAATTCATTATACAATATGCCTGTTAACCCGTTAAATATTGTTTTATGGAACGCCCGCGGATTGTCGCGGAAACGCGTTGAGTTGTGTGATCTCTTGGAGCAACAATCAACAGATATCGTAGCTATCACGGAAACGCATTTAAAACCCGGAAATAATCTGTACCTTCCTGGGTTTAACATAGTTAGGCTGGATCGAACCCACTCGGGCGGAGGGGGTGTCGCTCTAGCCATCAGAAAAACTATTAAATATATCATTCAACCGCACTATCGCACATCGGTGATCGAAGCCGTCGGTATCGAGGTGTCTTCCGATActggaaaaattattattattgccgcTTATTGTCCGACACAGTGCTATGACGGCAATGGGATGGCAAGAAAGTTTAAAAACGATCTTGGGAAGCTAACAAGAACCGACAAGAAGTTTATCTTGGCTTGCGATTTAAACGCGAAACACGAGACATGGCGAAATATCCGTAGGAATAAAAATGGGTGTCTTCTCTTCGAGGATCTACAGTTGGGTTATTACACCATCCACGCTCCGTATCAGCCGACATATCTTTCGCCTGCCGGCATCTCGTCCACCTTGGATATAGTTCTGTCGAACTTCGACTTGCTGAGCCAACCAGTTACAACAAACGATCTCAGCTCTGATCATTTTCCggtttcatttcaaatcggtGGTGATATTCAGTGCGGTGAACCGCAAACCAGGAAAAACTACCACGACGTCAACTGGGTGGAATTCGTCCGGATTGTTGATCGGCATATCGATGCTACTAAAGCGTTGAATTCCACTGACGATATAGATGAGGCTTTATCCGAGCTGAAGGCCGCTATCTCTGTAGCTGAGAACCACTGCGTTAGACAGGTTCCGATCCACGGAGTATTGCTTAAAATCGACACGACGACCAAAGCAATTATCCGTCAACGTAACAAAGTACGGCGCCAATTTCAACGGTCAGGCGATTTATCGAAAAAATACGTTGCATCGAAATTGTCAGAGCTGATCAGTTCTCGAGTTGATGACTTGAAAAACGAAAACTTCTCGTCAATGATCCAAAGGCTAGACCCGTTCTCGCGGCCTTTCTGGAAGGTGTCAAAGGTATTAAAGTCAAAACCGAAACAAATCCCTCCGTTAACTCAGAACAACGACATTCTGGTAACCCCGTTTGAAAAAGCGACCGCAATCGGCGAACACATTTTGCGCTCTCACAACCTGGGTAATTCCGTTGTCAGTCCCATGGAAGACGCAGTTCGAGAAACGATGTCCACTTTGCGTAACACCCGCTGCTACGTTCCGGAAAATGTTAAGGTTAAACCCGAACAAGTTGCCGCAACAGTAAAAGCatccaaaaacatgaaggcgccGGGCTTTGACTCGATTTTTAACCTTACACTGAAGAAACTCAGCCATCAGACCTACACCTTTATTGCCAGTGTTTTCAACAGATGTCTCGATTTGAACTACTTCCCCTCGGAGTGGAAAATCGCCAAGGTTGTACCGTTACTTAAACCATCTAAAGATCCAACGAATCCCTCTAGCTATCGTCCCATTAGCCTTCTGTCGTCGCTAAGCAAGCTCTTCGAAAGACTCATCTTAGATCGTGTTCTATTGCACATCGAAAACAACAACATTTTCCTGCCCGAACAGTTCGGATTCAGAAAGGGTCATTCCACAACTCATCAGTTGCAAAGAGTAGTGAACATCATCGACCGTAACAAGCACGTCGCAAAGTCTACAGCCATGGCTCTGCTGGACGTCGAGAAGGCATTCGACAACGTCTGGCACGAAGGTCTCATCTACAAGATGTATCGCTACAACTTCCCAGTGTACCTCATCAAGATAGTACAAAACTATCTCAGTGGCAGAAGCTTCAAAGTCAGCGTGAACGGAACCCTATCGAACGGGTTTGTTGTACCCGCCGGAGTACCTCAGGGTAGTATTCTCGGACCAGTACTGTACAACGTCTACACCTCGAATTTCCCTCGACTTCCTGATGGTTGCCAATTCTGCTTCTTCGCGGATGATACAGCTATCCTTTGCAAAGGAAGGGTCACAAAACATCTCACCAAAAAGCTGCAAAACTGCCTTGATTCCGTTGTCAGCTACATGAACACCTGGAAGATAAAAATTAACGCTTCCAAAACTCAGGCGATCCTGTTTCCATACAGCCTATCTCAGCGACTCACTCCTCCAGCTGATTGCAAGATCGTGGTTGATGGGCTTCAAATCGACTGGTCCAATGAGGTGGTCTATCTGGGGCTCACTTTTGATCGTAAACTACTTTTCCGCTCGCATGTCGACAAGATAAAATCTAAATGCTCTTTGCTCATCAAATGTCTCTACCCATTAATCAAGAGAAGGTCATCTCTTATTCGCAAGAATAAGTTAGCCGTTTACACCCAGATCATCGCTCCAGTGTTTCAGTACGCGTTGCCTGTGTGGGGGAGGTGTGCCGTTACACATCGGAACAAAATCCAAGTGCTGCAGA
This genomic window from Malaya genurostris strain Urasoe2022 chromosome 1, Malgen_1.1, whole genome shotgun sequence contains:
- the LOC131427875 gene encoding histone H1B-like, which encodes MAETAVDVSAAAPVAASPAKAPKKAKAAKGEAKKPKKPSTHPPVNDMVVAAIKTLKERNGSSLQAIKKYIAANYKCDVAKLAPFIKKALKSGVEKGKLTQTKGSGASGSFKIKAGAKQPAGEKKPKKAAAKKPKKAAGEKKKVAKKPAGEKKPKAKKPAGEKKPKAAAAKKAKAAPAKAAKKAAAPKQKATKPSKAAANKPKTPKPKKAAPAKKAAPKKVAAKK